The DNA region CCGTAAGGCGTGAGAGTTCGAGTCTCTCCTTTCGCACCATCAAAAAAAATTCCCTAATAAATCAATTGCTTAATAGATTTATTAGGGAATTCATATTTAATAAAAAATAATTAACTAATTGATTTAATTGAAATTATTTTCTTACCTTTTGTCTTTTTCTTACTCTATTCTAACTGTAAATCCTACTACTTTCTAACTATTGTCCTTATTTATTAGTTGGGTCGTAGTTTGGGAAAAGTGGAATAGTTGCTCCTTTTTTTGGCAAAATATCGTCCATCATGCTAATAAAGTGATTCCATTTGTTCCCAGTCTTGTTCAAGCACGCTCTTTGTAATGCAAGTATAGTAAACATTTGAGCTGAAAATAATTTATCACCAACTTCATCATTTAACCATTGATGGTGCTTATGGGTTCTATAGCCTTTTTCATTTTTTGGATTTCTTGCGTTTAGCTCTTCTTTAAGCCCGGGAATTAAACGTTCCCAAACTAAATCGTTTGTATATGTACCTACAACGCTGTAACGATTTTTAGTCATTCCAGGCCACTCCCAATCTTTGAGCTTGTATATATTTTCGTAAAACTCATCAGGGAATCTTTTGAACCATACGGCTAAGTCTTTTTTGAGAACTTGATCAAAATAATTTCTAAGTCCATCAGCTGGTCTTAAGTTTTGATACCCAGTAGCTTCATCAATTAAAGCAACAATACCGGTTTTTGCCAGACCACGCATTATTAGTTCACATTGTGCAGCGATTATGCTCTGTCTAGCAGTTTTAAGTAGTCCGGCACTTCTTGCTTCAAGCATACCTTCACAAATATCAACAAGCATCTCTGCGTTAAATCCAGAAATTAACTTACCTTTGAATCTACGTTTTTTTGGACTGAAGTGGTCCGGTGATTTATCTTTGTAAATCATCGGGTTAAGTTTTGAGTTGTTTAAAAGCCTAGTTAATCTTGACCCGGGCTTCTGAGACTTTGGCGTTTCTTCATCAACAATTTTTAGAATATCTTGCATGCCACGACCGGCTATTAAACGTTCTCCATCGTCAGTTACATAGCAATCAACCTCAACTCCGCCGAGAGTGAGTTTTGCTCCTAATAGAACGCTAGGAATGTTTTTATCCCACCTAGCATCAGCTCCCTTTTTAGCAATTTCACTTTTTTCTATATCAGAAAGCGATTCAGCCCTCGCTTTTCCACCTTTTGACTTAGAAGAGTTGTTATCAGTCATTGCTTGCTCCTTTTTTAGATATGCTTGCGATTTAATACAATAGCAAGCATTTTTGTATTTTTCAATATATGCTTGCTATTATTTATCTTAAAAATTTTAATTTAACCTAAACCACAAAGTCAGCCACAAAGTTTAATTGCATTAATAGTTTCAACAATCATTCACTTAATTCTATATTTTTGATTTTTGATAACCATTTTTATGGGATGTATTTTTTACTATTTTTCTTACCATTACGCTTGTTAGCCGCGTCAATGCTTGATGGTTGAGTCTCTCCTTTCGCACCAAAAAGCATTAAAATCAATATTGTTGATTTTAATGCTTTTTTTTGCTATTTTGACTCTTAGTTTAAGTGGTGTAGGTTTATTAGCGCTTATGAAGTGCGACCTATATGAAGCCTTACTTAGAGGGGCGGGTAACTTCCTAGCTTATCGATACTAATCGTTTAGTGTGCACAGCTTATGTTCACAATATCAAGATGAGTGGAAGAGTGTGGTCACATAAGTGTTGAAAAGGCTTAGTCACACATTGCGCTGCAAATTAGCATCGCGCACCGCAATCAGTGCGCTATTTAGGATGGTTTTGGTTCTTAGAATGAGTTTAAGTGACTGAATATGGTAGTGATATTTCAACACAAAATCCTTGAGGGATAGTATTTTTTGCTAGCGCGTGCCCACCATGTGCTTCGATAACCTGTTTTGTAATGGCTAGCCCAACCCCGTGACCAACTGTCTGGCTACCAGAGTTCCCCCTGATAAAAGGTTTGAATATATCTTCTAACTCAAGTGTGTCAACTCCGTCACCTTGATCTGTAACGGCAATATAGATTTGCTGATTTTCGATACTTTTACTGCAAGCGATATTAATTTCACTGTCATTCGGACCATATTTAATGGCATTACGCACTACATTCTCAATTGCTCGATACAATAAATCAGGTTGTCCATGTAGGGTGTAGTCATTATCTAGCGACATGCATAGTTTCATATTTTTTGATGCCGCCTCAAACTGAGCATCTTCAATAATACTGTGCATCAACTGGTTTAACGCTAGCGTCTCTTTTTTGATTTGAACCGCACCAGACTCTAATCTAGACAGCGTTAATAATTCACCCACTAATCCATCCATACGATTAGCTTCTAATGTAATGCGATCAAGAAACTCTGCAATCTTTTGAGGGCTTTGCCTTACCAAGCCAAGTGCCATTTGTATTCTTGCAAGTGGTGAACGCAACTCATGGGAAATGTGATGCAATAGTTTGGTTTGGCTTTGTAGTAGGCTCTCTAGACGAGAGGCCATTGCATCGAAGTCGTGCCCCAAATCTGAAAGTTCATCGCGACGCCCACCCATTGCATTTGCCACACGTACATCTAGCTTGCCATGTGATGCTTGTTCAAAGGCCGTGCGTAGTATGTTGATTGGTTTTGAGAAGTACCAAGCGAGTAATGCAGCAAATATCAAGCTGACAACAATACCGCCTAGAACTGGCATTAAGGGGAATCTTCCACTTGCTTTACGAGACGCGCCTTTGTAAAGCTTTATTTCTGCTGGGCGCGGTGCGAGAGAGTAGCTACGGCTATCATCAGGCACAAATAACAGAAACGATTGACCATTGCTCAATTTAATTTGTTTAGCGTGCCGCTGGTGCATGTCATCTTCAGCTAATGCCATTGCCACATCAAAACTTGTTTTTTTGTAGCTGCGATTTAGCAGCTCTTTGCCGTTGTTGTCTATCGCTAGTAATTGGAGAACAGGGCGCTTTTGCCAGTTCTGCAGTAAATTTTTCAGGCCATCTATACCACCAAATTGTAAGGTGGACGCGGCAGCTTCTACCAGAGATCGCGCAGAAGGGGACGTTTCCACGCCTGTGTTTTGAAGGTCTTCATGGCGGTGCTGTAACCAAATTGCAACACTTACACCAATGACCGCAGTGAGCTGAGCCACAAGGAGAAACATGAAGAATTTCCAAAAGAGCCTACTCATGATGATTTGATGCCTGTGCTTTAATGAGTTGATAGCCCATACGATACACTGTTTGAATGCAGTCTCGCCCGTCATTAAGTGTGCCGATTTTTTGCCTGATACTACTCATGTGAACATCGATGCTACGATCAAATCTTGCGAGTGGTTTGCCCATCCCTTGCTGCGATAGCTCTTTCTTGCTGACTACTTGACCAGCGTTTTTAGCCAGTACCTCTAGTAGATTATATTCGGTGCTTGTCAGGTTTACGGTGTTGCCACTCAGTTCAACACGGCGCTGTTCAGGCCAGATGGTGAGGTCGCCTATGTTCAGCTCTTTTTCACTATGCATATTATCTTGTGCAGGCTGTGTTCTGCGCAGTATTGCACGTATGCGCGCAGTGAGCTCTCGTGGTGTGCAGGGTTTGGGTACATAATCATCTGCGCCTAGCTCTAGGCCAAAAAAACGATCAGACTCATCACCTCTTGCGGTGAGCATAATAATAGGAATGTGACTTGTTTTACGAATGATTCCTAATGTCTCAATCCCATTCATTTTAGGCATCATGACATCAAGCACAACAAGATTAAATTGATTGCTAAGTGCCAGTTGTGCGCCTGTAATGCCATCACTTGCGGTGGCTACGTCAAAGCCTTCCATGCATAAAAACTCTTTAAGCATGGCAGTGAGTTCAACATCATCATCAATTAATAGTATTTTGTTCATCATGACAAGTTTGAATGATTATTTAAGATGCACATCATAGCGATGACCTTCTAGTAGCGACAGTGGTGTTGTGATGGATTTACGTAACTTTACGTTTGCTTAACCTGTATTTACAAGCAGTACATGCACAATGCAATTGTCATTTGATTGGATGTTTCAACCATGATGCTTAAATATTACCTACTAGGAGGCTTTAAATGAAAATCACTACCCCTTTGTTAGCACTAGCATTTGCTGCAATGACTATCCCATTATCTTCTCATGCTGATTCTGGAAAGCACTCACGTTGCCATCAGCATGCAGCTAGCTCACATGAGTCAGGAAAGCTATCTCATGAAGGATTTGGGCGAGGTGTTCCACCGCATCTGGCCGCATTAAACTTATCTGAAAGCCAGCAAGACAAAGTGTTTGAATTGATGCATTCACAGATGCCTAAAACGAGGCAAGCTGAAAAACAGCGACATCAACTAATGAGTGAGCTGCATAAACTTTCAAATTCTGGCAGCTTCGATGAAGCTAAGGCAAAACAAATTTCAGAGAAATTGGCGGTCATTGAAAAAGACGGCGTGTTAAATCGTGCCGCTATTAACAATCAGGTTTATCAGATTCTAACACCGGAGCAACGCAAGCAGTTGGATGAAATTAAACCGCGTCAGGAAGGTGGTTTTAGTAAAAGCAGATTCGAAAAACATCAGCACCATGCTAAAAAAATAGAGCGAACACTATAGTCTTTATAGTGTTTCGTAAAGTGGCCCGAGCCTGAAGGTAGTGAGTTAATTGTAATCATTTAACAATTAGGTGAAGGCCTTTTAATGGCTAGTTCAATTGACAAAGTGTGTTGTTAGTATATTAGGCGTGTTAATACATATGAATAATAGATGCTACTTTATACATTATTAATGGTCTGGTTGGTTTTATGTGAAGCTTAGTTTAGCTGTGCGCATATCTGAGCTCATTAAGCAGAAAACACGATTGAAGCACGTGGTCTAGATAATCTTGTTTGCTGAGCGCGTAAAATTCTTGCGAGTACCAAATGATCCTGAATTTATATATGTTTTTATCTTCTTATTTCATCTAGACTTGATGGGTTTTCTTGTGTAACATCCACAGTCTTTCAACCTTAATTGTTTACAGATGTTTGGAAATTTCCAAGTGATTTACTTGGCTTTGTTAAAAACATTTAGCGGCAACTAGGTTACAGACGTTAAAGACTAGCTTTACATCTTGGCACTATACGGTGCATAGATAGCGACAGCTTTTTCGCCACCCCTTTACTTTATCAATAGCATGATTGTAAGTGGCGCTCATAACGAGTGTTAATTTATGGTGTGCAGTTAAGAAATTAGGAATGACAGCATGGCTCTGAATGTTGAAACCCTCAGCAACCTTGAACGTAGAATTTCTATTAGCGTTCCTTTGCAACCGCTAGAGGCGCAAATTAAACAAAGATTAAATCAAGTTGCACGTACTGCAAAATTCTCTGGTTTTAGACCAGGTAAAGCTCCTATGGGGTTGGTTAACCAACATTACGGCAATCAAGTGCGTGATGAGGTTTACTCAGCAGCTGTAGAAAAAAGCTTTGGTG from Methylotenera sp. L2L1 includes:
- a CDS encoding P63C domain-containing protein translates to MTDNNSSKSKGGKARAESLSDIEKSEIAKKGADARWDKNIPSVLLGAKLTLGGVEVDCYVTDDGERLIAGRGMQDILKIVDEETPKSQKPGSRLTRLLNNSKLNPMIYKDKSPDHFSPKKRRFKGKLISGFNAEMLVDICEGMLEARSAGLLKTARQSIIAAQCELIMRGLAKTGIVALIDEATGYQNLRPADGLRNYFDQVLKKDLAVWFKRFPDEFYENIYKLKDWEWPGMTKNRYSVVGTYTNDLVWERLIPGLKEELNARNPKNEKGYRTHKHHQWLNDEVGDKLFSAQMFTILALQRACLNKTGNKWNHFISMMDDILPKKGATIPLFPNYDPTNK
- a CDS encoding HAMP domain-containing sensor histidine kinase; protein product: MFLLVAQLTAVIGVSVAIWLQHRHEDLQNTGVETSPSARSLVEAAASTLQFGGIDGLKNLLQNWQKRPVLQLLAIDNNGKELLNRSYKKTSFDVAMALAEDDMHQRHAKQIKLSNGQSFLLFVPDDSRSYSLAPRPAEIKLYKGASRKASGRFPLMPVLGGIVVSLIFAALLAWYFSKPINILRTAFEQASHGKLDVRVANAMGGRRDELSDLGHDFDAMASRLESLLQSQTKLLHHISHELRSPLARIQMALGLVRQSPQKIAEFLDRITLEANRMDGLVGELLTLSRLESGAVQIKKETLALNQLMHSIIEDAQFEAASKNMKLCMSLDNDYTLHGQPDLLYRAIENVVRNAIKYGPNDSEINIACSKSIENQQIYIAVTDQGDGVDTLELEDIFKPFIRGNSGSQTVGHGVGLAITKQVIEAHGGHALAKNTIPQGFCVEISLPYSVT
- a CDS encoding response regulator transcription factor produces the protein MNKILLIDDDVELTAMLKEFLCMEGFDVATASDGITGAQLALSNQFNLVVLDVMMPKMNGIETLGIIRKTSHIPIIMLTARGDESDRFFGLELGADDYVPKPCTPRELTARIRAILRRTQPAQDNMHSEKELNIGDLTIWPEQRRVELSGNTVNLTSTEYNLLEVLAKNAGQVVSKKELSQQGMGKPLARFDRSIDVHMSSIRQKIGTLNDGRDCIQTVYRMGYQLIKAQASNHHE
- a CDS encoding Spy/CpxP family protein refolding chaperone; the encoded protein is MKITTPLLALAFAAMTIPLSSHADSGKHSRCHQHAASSHESGKLSHEGFGRGVPPHLAALNLSESQQDKVFELMHSQMPKTRQAEKQRHQLMSELHKLSNSGSFDEAKAKQISEKLAVIEKDGVLNRAAINNQVYQILTPEQRKQLDEIKPRQEGGFSKSRFEKHQHHAKKIERTL